Proteins from a single region of Felis catus isolate Fca126 chromosome B4, F.catus_Fca126_mat1.0, whole genome shotgun sequence:
- the KRT78 gene encoding keratin, type II cytoskeletal 78: MSHPSCQAQRGFSVRSACSPRSGGCGRGSFSSRSFGSFGGRRGGFRGRAWASGGRLGVWLGEGRCGPGLSLCPPGGIREVTIDHSLLTPLKIEIDSQFQAVRTQETQEIRTLNNQFASFIDKVRFLEQQNKVLETKWHLLQQQGVSDSPQGLESFFEAYVAQLKRWLEQLQREQGALDAELKFCQDQEEEYKAKYEQEAYRHATLENDFVVLKKDADGVFLSKMELEGTLESLQGYFCFLKHLYEEELNQLQTQASDTSVVLSMDNNRCLDFSDIIAEVRARYEEIARNSKAEAEMLYQTKYQELQASAQLHGDSMKETKVQISQLQQASQRLQSQIENLKKQNADLQATIADAEQRGDLALKDAQAKLEELEAALRAAKQDLARMLREYQELMGMKLALDVEIATYRRLLEAEECRMSGECTSQVTVSVGGGSSIVSGGAGGDLGGTCGLRGGKGSFGSGCSSIVTGGSSVTLGSGQGPVWGPCSVSGSGFSSGSSSGGHTILKKTVESSLKTSVTY; this comes from the exons ATGTCTCACCCCTCCTGCCAGGCCCAGAGGGGCTTCAGTGTTCGCTCGGCCTGCTCTCCTCGCTCTGGGGGCTGTGGCAGAGGCAGCTTCAGTAGCAGGAGCTTCGGTTCTTTTGGGGGGCGCAGGGGGGGCTTTCGTGGGAGGGCCTGGGCATCAGGGGGAAGGCTAGGGGTGTGGCTTGGGGAGGGCCGCTGTGGGCCTGGGCTTTCCCTGTGCCCTCCGGGGGGCATCCGGGAAGTGACCATCGACCACAGTCTGCTGACCCCCTTGAAGATTGAGATTGACTCCCAGTTCCAGGCGGTGCGGACTCAGGAGACCCAAGAGATCAGGACCCTCAACAACCAGTTTGCTTCCTTCATTGACAAG GTGCGGTTCCTGGAGCAGCAGAACAAGGTCCTGGAGACTAAGTGGCACTTGCTACAGCAGCAGGGGGTAAGCGACAGTCCCCAGGGCCTGGAGTCTTTCTTCGAGGCCTATGTGGCCCAGCTCAAGAGGTGGCTGGAGCAGCTCCAGAGAGAACAAGGGGCCCTGGATGCCGAGCTGAAGTTTTGCCAGGACCAGGAGGAGGAGTATAAGGCCAA GTATGAGCAGGAGGCCTACAGGCACGCCACACTTGAGAATGACTTTGTGGTCCTAAAAAAG GATGCGGATGGGGTTTTCCTGAGCAAGATGGAGCTAGAAGGCACACTGGAGTCTCTGCAAGGGTACTTCTGCTTCTTGAAGCATCTGTATGAAGAA GAGCTGAACCAGCTCCAGACCCAGGCCAGCGACACGTCCGTGGTGCTGTCCATGGACAACAACCGCTGCTTGGACTTCAGTGACATCATCGCTGAGGTCCGTGCCCGGTACGAGGAGATTGCCCGGAACAGCAAAGCCGAGGCCGAGATGCTGTACCAGACCAAG TACCAGGAGCTTCAGGCGTCCGCCCAGCTTCACGGGGATAGCATGAAGGAAACCAAAGTCCAGATTTCTCAGTTGCAGCAGGCGAGTCAGAGGCTGCAAAGTCAGATTGAGAACCTCAAGAAGCAG AATGCCGACCTGCAGGCCACCATCGCTGATGCTGAGCAGCGTGGGGACCTGGCCCTGAAGGACGCCCAGGCCAagctggaggagctggaggcTGCTCTGAGAGCGGCCAAGCAGGACCTGGCCCGGATGCTGCGGGAGTACCAGGAGCTCATGGGCATGAAGCTGGCCCTTGATGTGGAGATCGCCACCTACCGCAGGCTGCTGGAGGCCGAGGAGTGCAG GATGTCTGGGGAATGCACCAGCCAGGTCACTGTCT CTGTAGGGGGAGGCAGCAGCATTGTGTCTGGAGGAGCTGGTGGTGACCTGGGGGGCACTTGTGGACTCAGAGGCGGGAAAGGCAGCTTCGGGTCTGGCTGCTCCAGCATCGTGACCGGAGGCTCCAGCGTCAccctgggctctgggcagggCCCGGTTTGGGGCCCCTGCTCTGTGTCCGGCTCCGGCTTCAGCTCTGGCTCCAGCTCCGGCGGCCACACCATCCTGAAGAAGACGGTGGAGTCAAGTCTGAAGACGTCCGTCACATACTGA